The following proteins are encoded in a genomic region of Labeo rohita strain BAU-BD-2019 chromosome 5, IGBB_LRoh.1.0, whole genome shotgun sequence:
- the castor1 gene encoding cytosolic arginine sensor for mTORC1 subunit 1 gives MDLHILDHKLRVTSISKTGLEQYTHPLIKLIFLRNRTRCKFFSLTETPENYTVVLDEEGFKELQPSEHLQVEGSTWLPLNVVSNGNASSSSQAVGVTKIAKSVIAPLAEQHVSVFMLSTYQTDFILVREKDLSVVVETLVEEFNIFREEGGESVPVHSQDSCNGLQRNGREVPHATVHPVLIPENQFCVMSLDPDTLPAIATTLIDVLFYSNSPKEGANADQDMECIKFFSFSLIDGYVSLVMDTEAQRQFPADLLFTSSSGELWRMVRIGGQPLGFDECGIVAQISQPLADSDISAYYISTFSFDHALVPEEDIVSVTEMLQSQRKDISS, from the exons ATGGACCTGCACATCTTGGACCATAAACTGAGGGTGACGTCTATTAGCAAAACGGGACTTGAACAGTACACACACCCCCTAATCAAACTGATATTTCTCAGGAACAGGACGAG aTGCAAATTTTTCAGTCTCACAGAGACTCCGGAAAATTACACAGTTGTCCTCGATGAGGAGGGATTTAAAG agctccagccGTCTGAGCACTTACAGGTGGAGGGCTCCACTTGGCTCCCGCTCAATGTCGTCTCCAATGGCAACGCCTCCAGCAGCTCACAGGCTGTGGGCGTCACCAAGATTGCCAAATCCGTTATCGCTCCATTGGCTGAGCAGCATGTGTCCGTCTTCATGCTCTCCACTTATCAAACTGACTTTATTCTG GTGCGAGAGAAAGACCTGTCGGTTGTGGTGGAGACTCTAGTGGAGGAGTTTAATATTTTCCGAGAGGAGGGAGGAGAATCAGTACCTGTCCACAGTCAGGACTCCTGCAACGGCCTTCAGCGAAATGGCAGAGAGG TTCCACATGCAACAGTTCATCCGGTGCTGATTCCAGAGAATCAATTTTGTGTAATGAGCTTGGATCCAGACACACTGCCAGCGATCGCCACCACCCTCATAGatgttctgttttattctaaTAG TCCTAAAGAGGGCGCCAATGCTGATCAGGACATGGAATGTATCAAGTTCTTCTCCTTCTCTCTGATTGATGGATATGTCTCTTTGGTGATGGACACAGAAGCACAGAGACA ATTCCCCGCTGATCTTCTCTTCACCAGCTCCTCTGGTGAGCTCTGGAGGATGGTGAGAATAGGAGGGCAGCCACTCGGCTTTG ATGAATGTGGGATAGTCGCTCAGATTTCTCAGCCTCTTGCAGACAGTGATATATCAGCTTATTACATTAGCACCTTCAGCTTTGATCATGCTCTG